The Nicotiana sylvestris chromosome 6, ASM39365v2, whole genome shotgun sequence genomic sequence ATTGAAGAAGCTTGTGGCTTCTGGTAAACTCGTCAAGGTTAAGAGTTCGTACAAACTTCCAGCTGCACGATCTGCAGCTCCAAAGGCTGCTGCTACTGCGCCGGCGAAGAAGAAGCCGGCAGCTAAGCCGAAAGCAACAAAGGCAAAACCGAAGCCAAAACCTAAGACTGTTGCTCCAAAGGCAAAAACTGCTACTAAACCAAAGGCAAAGCCAAAGGCGAAGGTGAAGGCGAAGCTTGTTGCTAAAGCTAAGCCTGCTGTGAAGCCTAAGGCGGCAGCTGTAGCGAAGCCGAAAGCTGCGGAGAAGCCTAAAACTCCTGTAAAAACTAAGGCTGCAGCTAAGCCAAAGGCGAAAGAGAAGCCAGCTAAGGTAGCCAGGACTGCTACAAGGAGTACTCCGTCGAGGAAAGCTGCGCCGAAGCCGGTGGCGAAAAAGGTTCCGGTGAAGAAGGCGGCACCTGCTGCTAAGAGTGTTAAGGCTAAGACGGCAAAGTCGCCGGCGAAGAGGGCATCTGCTAGAAAGGGGAGGAAGTAATAGATAGGGGTAGGATTGTAAATTTTCTGGATCTTTGTGGGTGGTTTGTATTTGCGCCCGATATAGAGAATCGTATTTTAACTTTCAGTTGTattttctgtttttatttttgaTCTTATAATAATCCTATTAATATCTAAATTTATGCTGTTCAGTGCACTTTTATTAGATGATAGTCTTGTTACAGCTTATGCACTAGTATTATTTTCAGCAACTCTCCATTTAATTTCTGGCCATTTTTTTAGTGTTGTAGCTAGCAAAATGCGTCTCTTGCACGCCAGTAAGTTTAGTGTGATCCTACGTAACCATTAACAAACTACTCTTAATActattaaaaagaaaagaagctgAAATTATTAATACACTTGTCTAAATTCCAACTTGATTGCATTGAAAAAAGATTTTTGTAATTTGAAGAAGGTTAATTACATTGAATTTACATGGAGTTTTTCTATGTCAGGCTAAAGCTCAACTATTTGTAATACCAAATACAAGATGATTTAGTAACATAAAGAGTATGAATAGATTAAAATGATTTAGTAACATAAATAGTATATAAATAGAATAAAAAATGTAATGAAGGGCAAATTCAGCAATTTCAGATAGAACATAAacaaatttgggccaaatttcGTTAATTTTACAGGAACCATTACTATGTTGAGAGTTGAAATAGTTTTCCTTTGTTAGTAAGATTCATCTCTTAGGTATACTTATGAGTTATGCATATGTACATAAATTTAAATATGAAAAATTTATGTTTTAAAAAAGTCTTTGAGTAATTGACGGCaaaatgagaataaaataaaataatttatccTTCATTCTTCAATCTAGTCAtaataatttaaaagaaaaaggaagagagcACTAACTAAGAAATCACATACTTTAGGTCAATTAAAAATTTGGTCAAATATTCTCTATGGTTGGCAACAATGTCGATTAGGTTTACAATGGAAAATAGGAGGACCCTTGGATTAAAGCAAGTACAACAATGCCATCTAGCCATCAAAATATTATGATTTCTTCTCTATTACATGATGGGTGCTGGAATTTGAATAATTCTCCATTTGACTTGCCACCAGCTATTATACAAACAATATTAAACACATATGTTCCTAAATATTATCCTAAGAATGACCTTATATACTGGGGTCTAACACCAAAAGGTAACTTCACTACTAATTCTATGTACACTGCTTTGTCTACTAACTTCTACCAAACTACTAATACTCATATAATATACTCTTGGATATGGAAACTCCCTATACAAACCAAAATCAAAGGATTTATTTGGCGTCTATATCATAATAGACTCCCTACTAAAGATTACCTTAAAAATATTAATCTAATTCAAGATGCAACTTGCCAATATTGTCATCAAGAAAATGAAACAGTGAAACACTTATTTCTGGAATGTAACAGTGCTCGAGCATACTAGCAAGAAATGGGCATCAGCCAGTATATTGATCAAATCATTAATACCACACATCCAAATAACTAGTTGCATGAATTCATTCATTGTCAGGGCATTAAGTTTCCTTATCACATTACTTCGCGCTCATTTGTACCACTAAGCCTATGGAACATACGATTAGCACGTAATAAAAACATTTACAATCATAGTACTGACAGAACTTCCATTGGCCATACAACTCAGCATGCTGTTGAGTTCATTTATTTAACAGCTAAAGGTCATAAATGTGTTAGAACACGGCAGCCTAATTTTAGGTGGATTCCTCAAAAAGTTAAGTTTTATAAACTTAATACAGATGGGTCATGCTCGGATACAAATGCTGGCATCAGTGGACTAATTAGACATTCAAAGCAGAATGGGTGCTGGGATTTGCTGCTTCAATCCCAAGAAATACAGCTATGTCAGCGGAATTACATGCACTGCTACTTGGTCTTACACTTGCACATGAACATAATTTGAAACCACTGGAGGTGGAAGTGGATGCGAAAGAGATTGTTAGAATGATCCAATCTAATAATATGTTGTTTGATAATATATTAATTGACTGCAAGTACCTCCTGAACAAATTAGATAAACCAGTAGTGCAAATCTACTAGCTAAGGAAGCAAGCAACTTTGGAGATAACTATGTCCAGTGTATTTTTGATACAATCCCAGGTTTTGTAAgacaagtttttgaagaagacaAGTATGTAATGTTACTAACAACTACAGCGCCAGAACATGTTTTGCCTGATCCCAACATTGCTCCAACAAAGACTGATGCTTCAACCAAGGGATGCAAGTTAGCCGTAGATGATAATAGTAATACTAGGGGTTTGTGTAATGACACATTATCTAGCAGTTGTGTATTATCTAATAGTGTGTATTCTAGTAGGATGCAGTCTATGCATCAATTTTATGTACGTTCAATTTAATTGTAATATATGATTATCTTTtgaaccaaaaaaaaagagagcacTAATTACAAACATACTATACTAGTCTAAATGTTTAATTTACAAGTTTTGTGAACATAAGATATGCAACAATATTCCTATAACAAAAATGAAGGTCTAAATGATACTTTTGCATCCAGGTGAAAAAAATGGACAAGTTTAAGGGTCTACTTATGTATTTGGCCTTTGCAAAGTAAAATATTGTATTAGTAGAATTTTCCCGTGCATTGGTGGGCCAAAATATGAATACAAGACGTATAGGGACTAGGGGTGAAATTATCCAAAGATGGCGAGACTACTCCTCAATAAAACCTAGTGACTAGTCTACGTCCCGCTCACTTGCTTTCATAACCTTCCCCAGCTCCCGCTCTTCCTTTGATTTTGGAACCTCTTCATTCAATGTAAGTAAAATTCTAACAACTTTATCTCACATTTTTGCTTAATTCCTGCTCAATTTGATAGTTCGATTTCAATTCGATGTTGATATCTTACTTTTTCGTTGATTTTTCCCTTCATTagtttttccattttttatctGAGTGTATAAGCCCGAGTATGTGTTTATACGTGCGTGTTTGAGAACTAGGTTTTGTTTTAGCTTTTCCGCAAGTGATGCTTCGAAGCTGCCGGTTCGTCACTACGATTTTAACATAATTGAAGTAACGGATGTACTGAATTATGGAGGGTTATAGATGTGGGAACTCTAAGCTCTTAGGGTTCTGTTACCTTTTACTTACTGCTTTCTGTTTAACTCGGTATTACAATATAATTTGAAAACACAAACAATATACTCCCTCCTATTTTGTTTGATAATCTAGAAATCCCTGAGGGCCAATGGCACATATTTGTAACTCTGTGGATAAT encodes the following:
- the LOC104223694 gene encoding histone H1-like → MATEEPLVVTEIVTEAVVVEAEPAKEENSPAAEPDEPKKEREIEAKKPAAPRKRNPPTHPSYFEMIKDAIVTLKDKTGSSQHAITKFIEDKQKNLPSNFRKLLLVQLKKLVASGKLVKVKSSYKLPAARSAAPKAAATAPAKKKPAAKPKATKAKPKPKPKTVAPKAKTATKPKAKPKAKVKAKLVAKAKPAVKPKAAAVAKPKAAEKPKTPVKTKAAAKPKAKEKPAKVARTATRSTPSRKAAPKPVAKKVPVKKAAPAAKSVKAKTAKSPAKRASARKGRK